One genomic region from Natrinema caseinilyticum encodes:
- a CDS encoding FKBP-type peptidyl-prolyl cis-trans isomerase → MTEDQEADLEAQADDVDEEVADETAEEADGLQEGDFVEIEYTAYTVEDEQLVDTTDPEVAEEEGVDDQGQEFKPRTIVLGEGHIFEGVEDAIVGSDVGTSGSVTIPAEDAFGEYDPDDVQTVSAEKIDEDDRYPGANVQIDGQQGYISTIIGGRARVDFNHPLAGDDVEYEYTVLDEVDDREQQAAGLFEMYLGMEPDLWIETDEVEEEVPVEPDEEEEAEEAEDEEPAEPEFETEIVEKETLYLEATPQMTMNQQWMMGKQQIGQDIIEKVGVDRVIVQEVIEGMGGMGMGGMMGGMGDMGGGDIEEALEDADVDADEIVDELEGADE, encoded by the coding sequence ATGACCGAGGATCAGGAGGCCGATCTCGAAGCGCAGGCCGATGACGTCGACGAAGAAGTAGCCGACGAGACCGCCGAGGAAGCCGACGGGCTGCAGGAAGGCGACTTCGTCGAGATCGAGTACACCGCGTACACCGTCGAGGACGAACAGCTAGTGGATACGACCGACCCCGAGGTCGCCGAAGAAGAGGGCGTCGACGATCAGGGCCAGGAGTTCAAACCGCGAACGATTGTCCTGGGCGAGGGCCACATTTTCGAGGGCGTCGAAGACGCCATCGTCGGCTCCGACGTCGGCACGTCCGGCTCGGTGACGATTCCCGCGGAAGACGCGTTCGGGGAGTACGACCCCGATGACGTCCAGACCGTCAGCGCCGAAAAGATCGACGAGGACGACCGCTATCCCGGTGCGAACGTGCAGATCGATGGCCAGCAGGGCTACATCAGCACGATCATCGGCGGTCGGGCCCGCGTCGACTTCAACCACCCGCTCGCAGGCGACGACGTGGAATACGAGTACACGGTCCTCGACGAGGTCGACGACCGCGAGCAGCAGGCGGCCGGCCTGTTCGAGATGTACCTCGGGATGGAGCCCGACCTCTGGATCGAGACCGACGAAGTCGAAGAGGAAGTTCCCGTCGAACCCGACGAGGAAGAAGAGGCCGAAGAGGCGGAAGACGAAGAACCCGCCGAACCGGAGTTCGAGACGGAGATCGTCGAGAAGGAAACGCTCTACCTCGAGGCCACGCCCCAGATGACGATGAACCAGCAGTGGATGATGGGCAAACAGCAGATCGGTCAGGACATCATCGAGAAGGTCGGCGTCGACCGCGTCATCGTCCAGGAAGTCATCGAGGGCATGGGTGGCATGGGAATGGGCGGTATGATGGGCGGCATGGGCGACATGGGCGGCGGCGACATCGAGGAAGCCCTCGAGGACGCCGACGTCGATGCCGACGAGATCGTCGACGAACTCGAAGGCGCCGACGAGTAA
- a CDS encoding RAD55 family ATPase, with protein sequence MVGRLDTGIDVLDRKLEGGLPPGCIVAFSAEPASQSELLLYELTAARGTLYLSTERSDDAVRHAIESSPSAVGSPTVRHVAADTPLEETTRLIGALPNGANLIIDTMDSLERCDSKEYVRFLNDLKSQMLETGSIAVLHCLRGNEPANRTRTVHAADAVFDLRTEIAGTELENHLTIPKFRGGSQPTDAIKLELTEEVAIDTSRDIA encoded by the coding sequence ATGGTCGGTCGGCTGGATACCGGAATCGACGTGCTCGATCGAAAGCTCGAGGGCGGGCTTCCACCGGGGTGTATCGTCGCGTTCTCCGCCGAGCCGGCCAGCCAGTCCGAACTCCTCCTCTACGAACTGACGGCCGCTCGAGGCACGCTCTACCTCTCGACCGAACGCTCCGACGACGCCGTCCGCCACGCCATCGAGTCGTCGCCGTCCGCCGTCGGCAGTCCGACGGTCAGACACGTCGCCGCCGACACCCCGCTCGAGGAGACGACGCGGCTCATCGGGGCGCTCCCGAACGGTGCCAACCTCATCATCGACACGATGGATTCCCTCGAACGGTGTGATTCGAAGGAGTACGTTCGCTTTCTCAACGACCTCAAATCTCAGATGCTCGAAACCGGAAGCATCGCCGTGTTACACTGTCTGAGAGGGAACGAACCGGCGAACCGCACCCGAACCGTTCACGCCGCCGATGCCGTCTTCGATCTCCGTACCGAAATCGCGGGCACCGAACTCGAGAACCATCTGACGATCCCGAAGTTCCGGGGCGGCAGCCAACCCACCGATGCGATCAAACTCGAACTAACCGAGGAAGTGGCGATCGACACGAGCCGCGACATCGCCTGA
- a CDS encoding tRNA sulfurtransferase has product MHPPGAETVLVRHGDVNTKSNAVKRYMEGLLVENLEALLEERAIPGTVERRWNRPLVHTSEDAVRDATAAATDTFGVVSASPALTVGTEKERILDALAETARACYDGGAFAVDARRADKTLPYESEELAREGGTAIWEAVEDEFEPEVDLDDPDLTFGVEVREDLAFIYLETVPGPGGLPLGSQESVIALVSGGIDSPVAAYEMMRRGAPIVPAYVDLGDYGGIDHEARAMETVRILSEYAPNFDMQVYRIPGGEAVDLLVREMEQGRMLSLRRFFYRAAEKLAERIDANGIVTGEAAGQKSSQTVRNLGVTSRATRLPIHRPLLTWDKQDIVATAREIGTFTDSTIDAGCNRVTPDRVETNARLEPLLAAEPDDLLERAEDAATNAVLVEP; this is encoded by the coding sequence ATGCACCCTCCGGGAGCGGAGACCGTCCTCGTTCGCCACGGGGACGTCAACACGAAAAGCAACGCCGTCAAGCGGTACATGGAGGGGCTCCTCGTCGAAAATCTCGAGGCCCTTCTCGAGGAGCGGGCGATTCCGGGGACGGTCGAACGGCGATGGAATCGGCCGCTCGTTCACACGAGCGAGGACGCCGTTCGAGACGCGACCGCGGCCGCGACCGACACGTTCGGCGTCGTCTCGGCCAGTCCCGCGCTGACCGTCGGCACGGAAAAAGAACGGATTCTCGACGCCCTGGCCGAGACCGCACGGGCCTGCTACGACGGCGGAGCGTTCGCGGTCGACGCGCGCCGTGCGGACAAGACCCTCCCGTACGAGAGCGAAGAACTGGCCCGCGAGGGCGGCACCGCGATCTGGGAAGCCGTCGAAGACGAATTCGAACCCGAGGTCGACCTCGACGACCCCGACCTCACGTTCGGCGTCGAAGTGCGCGAGGATCTGGCGTTCATCTACCTCGAGACGGTCCCCGGACCGGGCGGGCTCCCCCTCGGGTCCCAGGAGTCGGTGATCGCGCTGGTCAGCGGCGGAATCGACTCGCCGGTCGCCGCCTACGAGATGATGAGACGGGGGGCCCCGATCGTCCCGGCCTACGTCGATCTGGGCGACTACGGCGGCATCGACCACGAGGCGCGCGCGATGGAGACCGTCCGAATTCTCTCGGAATACGCGCCGAACTTCGACATGCAGGTGTACCGGATTCCGGGCGGCGAGGCGGTCGACCTGCTGGTCCGGGAGATGGAACAGGGCCGAATGCTCTCCTTGCGCCGGTTCTTCTATCGCGCGGCCGAGAAGTTGGCCGAGCGCATCGACGCGAACGGGATCGTCACGGGCGAGGCCGCGGGCCAAAAGTCCAGTCAGACCGTTCGAAATCTCGGCGTCACGAGCCGCGCGACCCGCCTTCCGATCCATCGCCCGCTGCTGACCTGGGACAAACAGGACATCGTCGCGACGGCGCGCGAAATCGGTACGTTCACCGATTCGACGATCGACGCGGGCTGCAACCGCGTCACCCCCGACCGCGTCGAAACCAACGCCCGCCTCGAGCCGCTGCTCGCGGCCGAACCGGACGACCTGCTCGAGCGCGCCGAGGACGCAGCGACGAACGCCGTCCTGGTCGAGCCCTGA
- the cyaB gene encoding class IV adenylate cyclase codes for MYEVEVKVPADLEAVRDRLVDLGATSRGAVVQVDTYYDAPHRSFPDTDEALRIREEAPADGSDAATLTYKGPLVDDESKTRTEIETVVRDGEKLDAILTTLEFQPAATVRKERDRFAFEGYTVTLDAVDDVGEYVEVETEIEREPELESARDGAYDVLERLGLDPDEQERTSYLELLLES; via the coding sequence ATGTACGAGGTCGAAGTGAAGGTTCCAGCCGATCTCGAGGCCGTCCGCGACCGCCTCGTGGACCTCGGTGCGACGTCTCGCGGGGCGGTCGTCCAGGTCGACACCTACTACGACGCGCCCCACCGCTCGTTCCCCGACACCGACGAGGCGCTTCGGATCCGCGAGGAAGCGCCCGCCGACGGATCCGACGCGGCCACGCTCACCTACAAGGGGCCGCTCGTCGACGACGAGTCGAAGACCCGGACGGAAATCGAGACCGTCGTTCGAGACGGCGAGAAACTCGACGCGATCCTGACGACCCTCGAGTTCCAGCCCGCCGCGACCGTCCGCAAGGAGCGGGACCGATTCGCGTTCGAGGGGTACACGGTCACGCTCGACGCGGTCGACGACGTCGGCGAGTACGTCGAAGTCGAAACGGAAATCGAGCGCGAACCCGAACTGGAATCCGCCCGGGACGGTGCCTACGACGTCCTCGAGCGACTGGGCCTCGATCCCGACGAGCAGGAACGGACCTCGTACCTCGAGCTACTGTTGGAATCCTGA
- the pyrB gene encoding aspartate carbamoyltransferase, with product MRHDHLITSKQLSRADIESVLDYASEIAADPSAVADKHAGQLLGLLFFEPSTRTKMSFETAMKRLGGDVVDMGSVESSSVKKGETLADTVRVIEGYADAIVLRHPKQGSATMASEFVDVPLLNAGDGAGHHPTQTLLDLYTIRENAGLDDLTIGIMGDLKYGRTVHSLAYALTNFDTRQHFISPESLRLPREVVYDLHQQQDGTGIREHESLEEILPSLDVLYVTRIQRERFPDENEYQAVAGEYQIDVETLEDAREDLTVMHPLPRVDEIAPEIDRTDHAAYFEQAHNAVPVRMALLDLLLSDHEADEDGETGDGGHDE from the coding sequence ATGCGCCACGATCACCTCATCACGAGCAAACAACTCTCGCGGGCGGACATCGAGTCTGTCCTCGACTACGCGTCCGAGATCGCTGCCGATCCGTCGGCGGTCGCCGACAAACACGCCGGTCAGTTGCTCGGATTGCTCTTTTTCGAGCCGAGCACTCGGACGAAAATGAGCTTCGAAACCGCCATGAAACGCCTCGGCGGCGACGTCGTCGACATGGGATCGGTCGAGTCCTCGAGCGTGAAGAAAGGAGAGACCCTCGCCGACACCGTCCGGGTCATCGAGGGCTACGCCGACGCGATCGTCCTGCGCCATCCGAAGCAAGGATCGGCGACGATGGCGAGCGAGTTCGTCGACGTCCCGCTTTTGAACGCCGGTGACGGGGCGGGCCATCACCCGACGCAGACGCTGCTGGATCTCTACACGATCCGCGAAAACGCGGGACTCGACGACTTGACGATCGGAATCATGGGTGACCTGAAGTACGGTCGGACCGTCCACTCGCTCGCGTACGCGCTGACGAACTTCGACACTCGCCAGCACTTCATCAGCCCCGAGAGCCTCCGATTGCCCCGCGAGGTCGTCTACGACCTTCACCAACAACAGGACGGGACGGGAATCCGCGAACACGAGTCCCTGGAGGAGATACTCCCCTCGCTGGACGTCCTTTACGTGACGCGCATTCAACGCGAGCGGTTTCCCGACGAAAACGAGTACCAGGCGGTCGCCGGCGAGTATCAGATCGACGTCGAGACGCTCGAGGACGCACGCGAGGACCTGACGGTGATGCATCCGCTGCCGCGGGTCGACGAGATCGCCCCCGAAATCGACCGGACCGATCACGCGGCCTACTTCGAGCAAGCGCACAACGCCGTCCCCGTCCGGATGGCGCTGCTGGATCTCCTATTGAGCGACCACGAGGCAGACGAGGACGGCGAAACGGGCGACGGTGGTCACGATGAGTAA
- a CDS encoding methionine adenosyltransferase: MSERNIRIESIDRQAVEDQDVEIVERKGIGHPDSICDGIAESVAGALAREYVERVGEVLHFNTDETQLVAGEAAPAFGGGEVVDPIYLLIVGRATKHYEGQTIPAEPIALRAAREYLESEIPQLNVDEDIVVDVKLGEGSGDLQEVFSEDGEETSPVGVPMANDTSFGVGHAPLTETERIVLEAERQLNGEYAAANPELGPDVKIMGKREGDKIDVTVAVAMVDEHIADLDAYVDAVESVREFVDGVARDHTDREVAVHVNTADDYDQGSIYLTVTGTSAEQGDDGSVGRGNRANGLITPNRSMSMEATSGKNPVNHIGKIYNLLSTEIAEEVVAEVDGIRDLRVRLLSQIGRPIDQPHVADVQLVTDDDVAVSDVRSDVEPIVDRELADVTEITRRVIDGELSTF, from the coding sequence ATGAGCGAGCGGAACATTCGAATCGAATCGATCGACCGCCAGGCGGTCGAGGACCAGGACGTCGAAATCGTCGAGCGAAAGGGGATCGGCCACCCCGACTCCATCTGCGACGGAATCGCCGAGAGCGTCGCCGGGGCACTCGCTCGGGAGTACGTCGAGCGCGTCGGCGAAGTGCTCCACTTCAACACCGACGAAACGCAACTCGTCGCGGGCGAAGCCGCACCCGCCTTCGGTGGCGGTGAAGTCGTCGATCCGATCTACCTCTTGATCGTCGGCCGCGCGACCAAACACTACGAGGGCCAGACCATTCCCGCCGAACCCATCGCGCTGCGGGCCGCGCGCGAGTACCTCGAGTCGGAAATCCCCCAACTGAACGTCGACGAGGACATCGTCGTCGACGTCAAACTCGGGGAGGGAAGCGGCGACCTCCAGGAGGTCTTCAGCGAGGACGGGGAAGAAACGAGCCCTGTCGGCGTCCCGATGGCTAACGACACCAGTTTCGGCGTCGGACACGCGCCGCTTACCGAAACGGAGCGGATCGTCCTCGAGGCCGAGCGGCAACTGAACGGCGAGTACGCGGCGGCAAATCCCGAACTGGGACCGGACGTGAAGATTATGGGCAAACGTGAGGGCGACAAAATCGACGTCACCGTCGCGGTGGCGATGGTCGACGAGCACATCGCGGATCTCGACGCGTACGTCGACGCGGTCGAGTCCGTCAGGGAGTTCGTCGACGGCGTCGCGCGGGACCACACCGATCGCGAGGTCGCGGTCCACGTCAACACGGCCGACGACTACGACCAGGGGTCGATCTACCTGACCGTGACCGGCACGTCCGCCGAACAGGGCGACGACGGTTCCGTCGGTCGAGGGAACCGCGCGAACGGGCTCATCACCCCCAATCGCTCGATGTCGATGGAAGCGACGAGCGGGAAGAACCCGGTCAACCACATCGGAAAGATCTACAACCTGCTCTCGACGGAAATCGCCGAGGAAGTCGTCGCCGAGGTCGACGGCATTCGCGACCTGCGAGTACGCTTGCTCTCTCAAATCGGTCGTCCCATCGACCAGCCCCACGTCGCCGACGTGCAACTCGTGACTGACGACGACGTCGCGGTTTCGGACGTCCGGAGCGACGTCGAACCGATCGTCGATCGGGAACTCGCCGACGTCACCGAAATCACCCGTCGCGTGATCGACGGCGAACTCTCGACGTTCTGA
- the pyrI gene encoding aspartate carbamoyltransferase regulatory subunit has protein sequence MSNDHDPHGNDDHELRVSKIRDGTVIDHVRGGQALNVLAILGIDGTRGEELSIGMNVPSDRLARKDIVKVEGRELSQDEVDVLSLIAPDATINIVRDYDVVEKHRVERPDVVEGVLSCPNASCITTGNEPVTSRFSVLEDGVRCSYCETIVREDIASLIDT, from the coding sequence ATGAGTAACGATCACGACCCACACGGGAACGACGATCACGAACTGCGAGTCAGCAAGATCCGCGACGGGACCGTCATCGATCACGTCCGCGGCGGACAGGCGTTGAACGTCCTCGCGATCCTGGGAATCGACGGGACCAGAGGCGAGGAGCTCTCGATCGGGATGAACGTCCCCTCGGATCGGCTCGCTCGCAAGGACATCGTCAAGGTCGAGGGCCGCGAACTGAGCCAGGACGAGGTCGACGTCCTCTCGCTGATCGCGCCGGATGCCACGATCAACATCGTGCGAGACTACGACGTCGTGGAAAAACACCGCGTGGAACGTCCCGACGTCGTCGAGGGCGTCCTGTCGTGTCCGAACGCCAGTTGTATCACGACCGGCAACGAACCGGTGACGTCCCGATTTTCGGTCCTCGAGGACGGCGTCCGGTGTTCGTACTGCGAGACGATCGTCCGCGAGGACATCGCGTCGCTGATCGATACCTGA